From Sporosarcina sp. FSL W7-1349, a single genomic window includes:
- a CDS encoding FAD-dependent oxidoreductase: MWDAEVDVIVAGGGGCGLVAALAAAEKGLEVAIFEKTEFLLGNTAASAGMIPAAGTRFQRELGIVETPEEMAEDILKKNHYESDPDLTLAVCKASAPLVEWIHDSLSIEMSLVEEFKYPGQRNYRMHAPPSRSGLELMKKLRKNVADRDNIFLMMKSQVTELILGDNQKVIGVVTESDGNTQRIKAKKVILATNGFGGDKQMVQRYIPEISEAIYFGYEANTGDGIKMGLQAGAAAENMTAYQGHSAVNEGSGLLVTWGTIMMGGFMVNVSGNRFENETMGYSEFAVEVLKQPEKCGFLIFDQAIYDSLLSIEDFKNLSETTAFKKADTMEELGERLRIDPASLAETFGCFQRNENGQQDEFKRNSFEKKLETPYYGVKVVPALFHTQGGLKINENAQVLDEQGRIIENLYAGGGAAVGVSGRHAYGYMSGNGLLAALGFGKIAGEHAAKTITDEQGVAK; the protein is encoded by the coding sequence ATGTGGGATGCAGAGGTGGATGTAATTGTAGCCGGAGGAGGTGGGTGCGGGCTTGTTGCAGCGCTGGCAGCAGCTGAAAAAGGTTTGGAAGTTGCCATCTTTGAAAAGACCGAATTCCTTTTAGGCAATACGGCTGCAAGTGCCGGAATGATCCCGGCGGCGGGCACCCGATTCCAAAGAGAACTTGGGATTGTAGAGACGCCTGAAGAGATGGCCGAGGACATTTTAAAAAAGAATCACTATGAGAGCGATCCGGACCTGACACTTGCTGTATGCAAAGCGTCGGCTCCTTTAGTTGAATGGATCCATGACAGCCTGTCTATTGAAATGAGCTTAGTCGAGGAATTTAAATATCCGGGCCAGCGCAACTATCGCATGCATGCGCCGCCGTCCAGATCCGGCCTAGAATTGATGAAAAAGTTGAGAAAGAACGTAGCAGACCGCGATAATATTTTCCTGATGATGAAATCTCAAGTGACAGAATTGATCTTGGGAGATAATCAGAAAGTAATTGGCGTTGTTACAGAGTCTGATGGAAATACCCAGCGGATTAAAGCGAAAAAAGTCATTCTTGCGACGAACGGATTTGGCGGAGACAAACAGATGGTTCAGCGATATATTCCTGAAATCTCAGAGGCAATCTATTTCGGCTATGAAGCAAATACAGGCGACGGCATTAAAATGGGACTACAGGCCGGAGCGGCTGCAGAAAATATGACCGCATATCAAGGCCACTCAGCTGTCAACGAAGGGTCAGGCCTATTAGTAACATGGGGCACCATTATGATGGGCGGCTTTATGGTAAATGTAAGCGGTAACAGATTTGAAAATGAGACTATGGGTTATTCCGAATTTGCGGTAGAAGTTCTAAAGCAGCCGGAGAAGTGTGGATTCCTTATATTTGATCAAGCAATCTATGACAGTTTGCTATCAATAGAAGACTTTAAAAATTTAAGCGAAACGACTGCTTTTAAAAAGGCTGACACGATGGAGGAACTTGGAGAGCGTCTCCGAATCGACCCGGCGTCCTTGGCTGAGACGTTTGGTTGTTTCCAGCGTAATGAAAACGGGCAACAAGACGAATTTAAAAGAAACAGTTTTGAGAAAAAGCTCGAGACGCCGTATTACGGAGTAAAAGTAGTTCCTGCTTTATTCCATACGCAAGGCGGTTTGAAAATAAATGAAAATGCACAGGTGTTGGATGAACAAGGCAGGATTATCGAGAACTTGTATGCCGGAGGCGGGGCGGCTGTCGGCGTGTCAGGTAGGCATGCTTATGGCTATATGTCCGGCAACGGTCTATT